The proteins below are encoded in one region of Streptomyces roseirectus:
- a CDS encoding ADP-ribosylglycohydrolase family protein: MMPAPDTTAGSSTPYRLSRATGAVLGSAVGDALGAPFEFGPEGAFSARFPPGVRAVEMCGGGGWDPGEATDDTQMAVLVGESLLECDGFDPADVFRRFRRWAAGDPKDIGLQTEAVLTGGDPWDTAAALHFQVSQRAAGNGALMRAATSAVYFAGRGRAATLDVGRGLAALTHGDRAAEEGTAALHELIRVALTGHDPLAAVPETVALLDAGHRARYAVVLDPGWHPDLATEFNGAVWPCLGSAVWALRTTGSFEDALRAAIDLGGDTDTVAAVTGALAGAVYGVAGIPERWVRALHVPLPGFGGRVLRAGELVELAGRLAARGLQEGAV; encoded by the coding sequence ATGATGCCGGCACCGGACACGACGGCGGGCTCCAGCACGCCCTACCGCCTCTCCCGCGCCACCGGCGCCGTCCTCGGCTCGGCCGTCGGCGACGCCCTGGGCGCCCCCTTCGAGTTCGGCCCGGAGGGAGCCTTCTCCGCGCGCTTCCCGCCGGGCGTCCGGGCCGTGGAGATGTGCGGCGGCGGGGGCTGGGACCCGGGTGAGGCCACCGACGACACGCAGATGGCCGTCCTTGTCGGGGAGTCGCTGCTGGAGTGCGACGGGTTCGACCCCGCGGACGTGTTCCGGCGGTTCCGGCGGTGGGCGGCGGGCGACCCCAAGGACATCGGCCTCCAGACGGAGGCGGTCCTGACCGGCGGGGACCCGTGGGACACCGCTGCCGCGCTGCACTTCCAGGTCAGTCAGCGGGCCGCCGGGAACGGTGCGCTGATGCGGGCGGCGACCTCGGCGGTGTACTTCGCCGGCCGGGGCCGGGCGGCCACCCTCGACGTCGGACGCGGGCTCGCCGCGCTGACTCACGGGGACCGCGCGGCCGAGGAGGGCACCGCCGCCCTGCACGAGCTGATCCGGGTCGCCCTCACCGGGCACGACCCCCTGGCCGCCGTGCCGGAGACCGTCGCGCTCCTGGACGCCGGTCACCGCGCGCGGTACGCCGTCGTCCTGGACCCCGGCTGGCACCCCGACCTGGCGACCGAGTTCAACGGCGCCGTCTGGCCCTGCCTCGGCTCCGCCGTGTGGGCGCTGCGGACCACCGGTTCGTTCGAGGACGCCCTGCGGGCCGCGATCGACCTGGGCGGCGACACGGACACCGTGGCGGCCGTCACCGGCGCGCTCGCGGGCGCCGTGTACGGGGTGGCGGGGATACCGGAGCGGTGGGTGCGCGCGCTGCACGTGCCGTTGCCGGGATTCGGGGGGCGGGTGCTGAGGGCGGGTGAACTCGTGGAGCTGGCGGGGCGGTTGGCGGCGCGAGGGCTTCAGGAGGGGGCGGTGTGA
- the galE gene encoding UDP-glucose 4-epimerase GalE → MTWLITGGAGYIGAHVVRAMTEAGERTVVYDDLSSGIAGRLPADVPLVEGSVLDAGRLADVLAGHGVTGVVHLAAKKQVGESVERPLHYYRENVEGLRVLLEQVTKAGVASFVFSSSAAVYGMPDVDLVTEETPCLPMSPYGETKLAGEWLVNATARATGLSTACLRYFNVAGAAEPALADTGVFNLVPMVFERLTVGEPPRVFGADYPTPDGTCVRDYIHVVDLADAHVATARALQASPGRTLTLNIGRGEGVSVREMIDRISAVTGHHLPPTVLPRRAGDPPSVVASAERVCAELGWQAKHDVQEMITSAWEGWVRLHPETARQ, encoded by the coding sequence ATGACGTGGCTGATCACAGGGGGCGCCGGGTACATCGGGGCGCACGTCGTCCGGGCGATGACCGAGGCGGGCGAGCGGACGGTGGTGTACGACGACCTGTCGTCGGGCATCGCCGGGCGGCTCCCGGCCGACGTCCCGCTGGTGGAGGGGTCGGTGCTGGACGCCGGGCGGCTGGCGGACGTGCTCGCGGGGCACGGTGTGACGGGCGTGGTGCACCTGGCGGCGAAGAAGCAGGTCGGCGAGTCGGTGGAGCGCCCGCTGCACTACTACCGGGAGAACGTGGAGGGGCTGCGCGTCCTGCTGGAGCAGGTGACGAAGGCGGGCGTCGCGTCCTTCGTCTTCTCCTCCTCGGCGGCCGTCTACGGCATGCCCGACGTCGATCTGGTCACCGAGGAGACGCCCTGCCTGCCGATGTCGCCCTACGGGGAGACGAAGCTGGCGGGCGAGTGGCTGGTGAACGCGACCGCGCGGGCGACGGGCCTGTCGACGGCCTGCCTGCGCTACTTCAACGTCGCGGGCGCGGCCGAGCCCGCCCTCGCCGACACCGGCGTGTTCAACCTGGTGCCCATGGTCTTCGAACGCCTCACCGTCGGTGAGCCCCCGCGCGTCTTCGGCGCCGACTACCCCACGCCGGACGGCACGTGCGTGCGCGACTACATCCACGTCGTCGACCTCGCGGACGCCCACGTCGCGACGGCCCGCGCCCTCCAGGCGTCCCCCGGGCGCACCCTGACCCTCAACATCGGCCGCGGCGAGGGCGTCTCCGTCCGCGAGATGATCGACCGCATCTCCGCCGTCACCGGCCACCACCTGCCCCCCACCGTCCTCCCCCGCCGGGCCGGCGACCCCCCGAGCGTCGTCGCCTCCGCCGAACGCGTCTGCGCCGAACTGGGCTGGCAGGCCAAGCACGACGTCCAGGAGATGATCACGTCCGCCTGGGAGGGCTGGGTGCGCCTGCACCCGGAGACGGCACGGCAGTAA
- a CDS encoding glycosyltransferase family 87 protein, translating to MTTPSTRLRSGVKKRHRLLALGAGWLVTRASMLWLLTHSGSPWLGRSGVGSEVWRLYHDWYLVLVHGTFPTHDTLWQYPPGAGAVMLSPALLPFLTYFQAFVVLTLLSDAVTTAVLARAGLAPGRSLAGAALWVCGLPLLLHIPLARYDVQVTALAVVSLVAMARRPRVGGVFAALGALVKVWPALLLLGAPKGRPTRAAWAGAAVTAVTVLALLTAAFDHPFSFLREQGGRGVQIESLGGTVLLFATHAGWPGVVRYQYGAIEFVGPHVGAVADACLALTAVAFGLLLLWRLRARRFTSATPFDAALCAVLLFTVTSRVISPQYMIWLVGLSAVCLTSRHTVQRPVTALVLAATAVSAVVYPGMYSTLVSCSWTGCFLMLLRNGLLLSAAVWSFVRLWRATTGRGESGTESYPQARRREPAPA from the coding sequence ATGACCACCCCTTCCACCCGCCTTCGGAGCGGTGTGAAGAAACGTCACCGCCTGCTCGCTCTCGGCGCCGGCTGGCTCGTCACGCGCGCGTCGATGCTCTGGCTGCTCACCCACAGCGGCTCCCCCTGGCTCGGCCGGAGCGGCGTCGGCAGTGAGGTGTGGCGGCTCTACCACGACTGGTACCTCGTCCTCGTCCACGGCACGTTCCCCACCCACGACACCCTGTGGCAGTACCCGCCCGGCGCCGGAGCCGTGATGCTCTCGCCCGCGCTGCTGCCGTTCCTGACGTACTTCCAGGCGTTCGTCGTCCTCACCCTCCTGTCCGACGCGGTGACGACGGCCGTCCTCGCGCGCGCGGGCCTCGCCCCAGGGCGTTCGCTGGCGGGCGCCGCCCTGTGGGTGTGCGGTCTGCCGCTCCTGCTGCACATCCCGCTGGCCCGCTACGACGTGCAGGTCACCGCCCTGGCCGTGGTCTCCCTGGTGGCCATGGCGCGCCGCCCGCGCGTGGGGGGCGTTTTCGCCGCGCTGGGGGCGCTGGTGAAGGTGTGGCCGGCGCTGCTGCTCCTGGGGGCGCCGAAGGGGCGTCCCACGCGCGCGGCGTGGGCGGGGGCGGCCGTCACGGCGGTCACCGTTCTCGCGCTCCTGACGGCCGCCTTCGACCACCCGTTCTCGTTCCTGCGGGAACAGGGCGGCCGGGGTGTGCAGATCGAGTCGCTGGGCGGCACGGTCCTGCTGTTCGCCACGCACGCGGGCTGGCCGGGGGTGGTCCGCTACCAGTACGGCGCCATAGAGTTCGTCGGCCCGCACGTCGGCGCGGTCGCCGACGCCTGTCTGGCGCTGACCGCCGTCGCCTTCGGTCTGCTCCTGCTGTGGCGTCTGCGCGCCCGCCGGTTCACGTCGGCCACGCCGTTCGACGCCGCCCTGTGCGCCGTCCTGCTGTTCACGGTCACCAGCAGGGTCATCAGCCCGCAGTACATGATCTGGCTGGTCGGGCTCTCGGCGGTGTGCCTGACCTCGCGGCACACCGTGCAGCGGCCCGTCACCGCGCTGGTGCTGGCGGCGACGGCGGTCAGCGCGGTCGTGTACCCGGGGATGTACTCCACGCTCGTCTCCTGCTCCTGGACCGGCTGCTTCCTGATGCTGCTGCGCAACGGCCTGCTGCTGTCGGCCGCGGTGTGGTCCTTCGTCCGCCTGTGGCGCGCGACCACGGGCCGCGGCGAGAGCGGCACGGAGAGTTATCCACAGGCTCGGCGCCGGGAGCCGGCGCCTGCTTGA
- a CDS encoding glycosyltransferase family 39 protein: MLALGMWRIDRGGMWRDEAVTYEVGQRSLPQIWHLLHEVDAVHGLYYLLMHGVLTVHASEVTLRLPSVVGAAVAAGLVAAIGTRLARPRVGLWAGLLFACTPMVSHYAQEGRSYALVAAGAIGATYLLLRALDGGPWWPYGLTLAVTCLLHEFAVLVLLAHGVTLVLCGAARRAWTRWLASAAAVVLVLAPLAYISNGQSAQVSWLTRPDMERVERLAHMFIGMYGAVYWTCLLLAVVALPSRRRLSVATVAAPLLVVPPAALLLVSQERPMYDDRYVLYALAGAPLLAAAGADRVLRGLSLLARRVAPRAGDAAEVPPARVDAPTLALRLDPVPAGAPARADDSDGRGLAVVPQTRPSESSADGPSTGNPPGRPRVRMALRGAVALAGALAIAGSFAFQLPEQRFERTTASRGDDLAEVGAAAARLMRPGDAVLYLPAISRRSALAYPADFRGTRDMTLDVPGPASGTLYGTELSPAEVRAKLAGVDRLWVVSQSHALWRGSRWAPEEPVEKTKLALVKDDFVAAVPRQVAVLRGTVIRLYVRKDRGATGA; the protein is encoded by the coding sequence ATGCTCGCCCTCGGAATGTGGCGGATCGACCGCGGCGGGATGTGGCGCGACGAGGCGGTGACCTACGAGGTCGGGCAGCGCTCGCTGCCCCAGATCTGGCACCTGCTGCACGAGGTCGACGCCGTCCACGGCCTGTACTACCTGCTCATGCACGGCGTGCTGACCGTCCACGCCAGCGAGGTCACCCTGCGGCTGCCCTCCGTCGTCGGCGCCGCCGTCGCCGCCGGACTGGTCGCCGCCATCGGCACCCGCCTCGCCCGCCCGCGCGTGGGCCTGTGGGCGGGCCTGCTGTTCGCGTGCACCCCGATGGTCTCCCACTACGCCCAGGAAGGCCGCTCGTACGCCCTCGTCGCGGCCGGCGCGATCGGCGCGACCTACCTGCTCCTGCGAGCCCTGGACGGCGGCCCCTGGTGGCCCTACGGCCTCACCCTCGCCGTCACCTGCCTGCTGCACGAGTTCGCCGTGCTGGTCCTGCTCGCCCACGGCGTCACCCTCGTGCTGTGCGGGGCGGCCCGGCGCGCGTGGACGCGCTGGCTGGCTTCCGCGGCGGCCGTCGTCCTGGTCCTCGCGCCCCTCGCGTACATCTCCAACGGGCAGTCCGCGCAGGTGTCCTGGCTGACCAGACCCGACATGGAGCGCGTCGAGCGGCTGGCGCACATGTTCATCGGCATGTACGGCGCCGTCTACTGGACCTGCCTGCTGCTCGCCGTCGTCGCCCTGCCGAGCCGGCGCCGCCTGTCCGTCGCGACGGTCGCGGCCCCCCTCCTGGTCGTCCCGCCCGCCGCGCTGCTCCTGGTCTCCCAGGAACGGCCCATGTACGACGACCGGTACGTGCTGTACGCGCTCGCGGGCGCGCCGCTGCTGGCCGCCGCCGGGGCCGACCGGGTGCTGCGGGGCCTGTCCCTCCTGGCCCGCAGGGTCGCCCCGCGCGCGGGAGACGCCGCCGAGGTCCCGCCCGCGCGCGTCGACGCCCCGACCCTGGCCCTGAGGCTCGACCCCGTTCCGGCGGGCGCGCCCGCGCGGGCCGACGATTCCGACGGGCGCGGCCTGGCCGTCGTCCCGCAGACGCGCCCGTCGGAGTCGTCGGCCGACGGGCCGTCCACCGGGAACCCGCCTGGGCGCCCGCGCGTCCGTATGGCGCTGCGGGGGGCTGTCGCCCTCGCGGGGGCCCTGGCGATCGCCGGGTCCTTCGCGTTCCAGCTCCCGGAGCAGCGGTTCGAGCGGACGACGGCCTCGCGCGGGGACGACCTCGCCGAGGTCGGCGCCGCCGCCGCGCGCCTGATGCGGCCCGGGGACGCCGTGCTGTACCTGCCGGCGATCTCGCGGCGGTCGGCGCTGGCCTACCCGGCGGACTTCCGGGGCACCCGCGACATGACGCTGGACGTCCCGGGCCCCGCCTCCGGGACGCTCTACGGGACGGAACTCTCCCCGGCCGAGGTGCGGGCGAAGCTCGCGGGCGTCGACCGGCTCTGGGTGGTCTCCCAGTCGCACGCCCTGTGGCGCGGCAGCCGGTGGGCGCCCGAGGAGCCCGTCGAGAAGACCAAGCTGGCCCTCGTCAAGGACGACTTCGTCGCGGCGGTGCCCCGCCAGGTCGCCGTCCTGCGCGGCACGGTGATCCGGCTGTACGTCCGCAAGGACCGGGGCGCGACGGGCGCCTAG
- a CDS encoding MarR family winged helix-turn-helix transcriptional regulator, giving the protein MSPTTPTPAAAEESWLHLDRQICFSLHAASRAFNGVYRVILKDLGLTYPQYLVMLVLWEEGALPVKKLGEHLRLDSGTLSPLLKRLETAGLVRRERSARDERSVEVQLTEEGTALRAQALQVPRRILSATSFDHEQIRVLKSQLDTLTEALDEAALSEARAGERGRA; this is encoded by the coding sequence ATGAGCCCGACGACGCCGACGCCCGCCGCAGCCGAAGAGAGCTGGCTGCACCTGGACCGCCAGATCTGCTTCTCGCTGCACGCCGCCTCGCGCGCGTTCAACGGGGTCTACCGAGTGATCCTCAAGGACCTCGGCCTGACCTACCCCCAGTACCTCGTGATGCTGGTCCTCTGGGAGGAGGGCGCCCTGCCGGTCAAGAAGCTCGGCGAGCACCTGCGCCTCGACTCCGGCACCCTCTCGCCCCTCCTCAAGCGCCTGGAGACGGCCGGCCTGGTCCGCCGCGAACGCAGCGCGCGCGACGAGCGCTCCGTCGAGGTCCAGCTCACCGAGGAGGGCACCGCCCTGCGCGCGCAGGCGCTCCAGGTGCCCCGCCGCATCCTCTCCGCGACGAGCTTCGACCACGAGCAGATCCGCGTCCTGAAGAGCCAGCTCGACACCCTGACCGAGGCCCTGGACGAGGCGGCGCTGTCGGAGGCGCGCGCCGGGGAGCGAGGCCGCGCCTAG
- a CDS encoding organic hydroperoxide resistance protein, with the protein MDALYTAVATATHGREGRAVSSDGKIDLPLSIPVEMGGNGQGTNPEQLFAAGYAACFGSALGLVGRNAKVDVSDAAVTAEVGIGKQGEGFGLKVTLRVELPDTVDEATGRKLVETAHQVCPYSNATRGNVEVDLVIE; encoded by the coding sequence ATGGACGCGCTCTACACCGCCGTCGCCACCGCCACCCACGGGCGCGAGGGACGCGCCGTCTCCTCCGACGGCAAGATCGACCTCCCCCTCTCGATCCCCGTGGAGATGGGCGGCAACGGCCAGGGCACCAACCCGGAGCAGCTTTTCGCCGCCGGTTACGCCGCCTGTTTCGGCAGCGCGCTCGGCCTCGTCGGCCGCAACGCCAAGGTCGACGTCAGTGACGCCGCCGTGACCGCCGAGGTCGGCATCGGCAAGCAGGGCGAGGGCTTCGGCCTCAAGGTCACCCTCCGCGTCGAGCTTCCCGACACGGTCGACGAGGCCACCGGCCGCAAGCTCGTCGAGACCGCCCACCAGGTCTGCCCGTACTCCAACGCCACCCGCGGCAACGTCGAGGTCGACCTCGTCATCGAGTAA